From Crassaminicella indica, one genomic window encodes:
- a CDS encoding dihydroorotate dehydrogenase electron transfer subunit — MKNRCYCKILDNIEIAPSIHKIEMERVDGLGNIKPGQFLHIKCSDALLLRRPISISYAEKDKVGIVVRKAGEGTVSLCNRKKGEILDVLGPLGNGFTVNDGKRVIVIGGGIGTAPLLELVKNLEEKDVTVLVGYKDMPYLVDDFKKYVKVVDVATEDGSVGYKGYVTDLLKAKLENDGADIIYSCGPEVMLKKVQKIAKEYKVKVQLSIEERMACGVGACLVCTCKVKSEDGVKQVRTCKDGPVFWGDEVMLGE, encoded by the coding sequence GTGAAAAATAGATGTTATTGTAAAATACTTGACAATATAGAGATTGCACCGAGTATTCATAAAATAGAAATGGAAAGAGTAGATGGACTTGGAAATATCAAACCCGGACAATTTTTACACATAAAGTGTTCTGATGCATTACTTTTAAGAAGACCTATTAGTATTAGTTATGCCGAAAAGGATAAAGTAGGTATCGTAGTAAGAAAAGCGGGAGAAGGAACAGTTTCTTTGTGTAATCGAAAAAAAGGAGAAATTCTCGATGTATTAGGACCTTTAGGAAATGGATTTACTGTGAATGACGGAAAGAGGGTTATTGTTATTGGTGGAGGAATTGGTACAGCTCCTCTTCTTGAATTGGTAAAAAATTTAGAGGAAAAGGATGTAACTGTATTAGTAGGATATAAAGATATGCCTTATCTTGTAGATGATTTTAAGAAATATGTAAAAGTCGTAGATGTTGCAACAGAGGATGGGAGTGTGGGATATAAAGGGTATGTTACTGATTTATTAAAAGCAAAGCTAGAAAATGATGGAGCAGATATTATATATAGCTGTGGACCAGAGGTTATGCTAAAGAAAGTCCAAAAAATAGCCAAAGAATATAAAGTGAAGGTGCAGTTGTCTATTGAAGAAAGAATGGCTTGTGGGGTAGGAGCGTGTTTGGTATGCACTTGTAAGGTGAAAAGTGAAGATGGGGTCAAGCAGGTAAGAACTTGCAAGGATGGACCTGTATTTTGGGGAGATGAGGTGATGCTTGGTGAATAA